From Spartinivicinus ruber, the proteins below share one genomic window:
- a CDS encoding serine protease yields MKKILASFCIAALAAPSFASVNGVDTNKQYSWMVSLLQDYDEQDSDEDAAKDSHVCGGMLIDQSWVLTAAHCVYNEKPKDFTVAIGATNLVEEHKNKQLYTRKVDRIILHPKYFDEDSVWRRVSFGENDIALLRLKDHVDTNKVAPITITDQPVQVGTEAKVTGWGLIKEGGEPKLADLEYQGVIVPIVDEQESGTTPSIRKDIYVQVTDYQSCEKAETKTLIDELDTAEDLLEKEQTFQDLHTVKYKLKREINDIEMKIYDLEPSPYDAYEDMDPSKDKVKYEIKNNPVLKEPDDLSEYFQLKNRLERLKLFYSDVESSYDEFKPSLDHRAELTMIQDIEKGYNKLVSPENMICTIPSLSNKAHPESGVCNGDSGGPLFTETDDKATLIGLVSWSQKACGNKDANDIFTNVYQYRDWIFNTMKAHQAY; encoded by the coding sequence GTGAAAAAAATTCTTGCTTCTTTTTGTATTGCTGCATTAGCAGCACCAAGTTTTGCAAGTGTTAACGGAGTAGATACAAATAAACAATATTCATGGATGGTCTCATTATTACAAGATTATGATGAGCAAGACTCAGATGAAGATGCAGCTAAAGATAGTCATGTTTGTGGAGGTATGTTAATTGACCAATCATGGGTATTAACAGCTGCCCATTGTGTCTATAATGAAAAGCCGAAAGATTTTACTGTAGCAATAGGTGCAACAAATTTAGTTGAAGAGCATAAAAATAAACAGCTATATACACGCAAAGTTGACAGAATAATTCTACATCCAAAGTATTTTGATGAAGATAGTGTTTGGCGAAGAGTATCTTTTGGTGAAAATGATATTGCACTACTTCGACTAAAAGATCATGTAGATACAAATAAAGTAGCTCCCATTACAATTACTGACCAGCCGGTTCAGGTTGGAACTGAAGCCAAAGTAACTGGATGGGGACTTATTAAAGAAGGTGGAGAACCTAAGCTAGCAGATCTTGAATACCAAGGTGTTATTGTCCCCATAGTTGATGAACAGGAATCTGGAACAACACCATCAATTAGAAAAGATATATACGTACAGGTAACTGATTACCAGTCATGTGAAAAAGCAGAAACCAAGACCCTTATCGACGAGTTAGATACCGCTGAAGACCTGCTAGAAAAAGAGCAGACATTCCAAGATTTGCATACTGTAAAGTATAAGTTAAAAAGAGAGATCAATGACATAGAAATGAAAATATATGACTTGGAACCATCCCCATATGATGCGTATGAGGATATGGATCCATCCAAAGATAAAGTCAAATACGAAATTAAAAATAATCCAGTACTCAAAGAACCCGATGATTTATCAGAATATTTTCAATTAAAGAATAGGCTTGAAAGATTAAAATTATTCTACTCAGACGTTGAAAGCTCATACGATGAGTTTAAACCCAGCCTTGATCATCGAGCAGAACTAACTATGATTCAAGATATTGAAAAAGGCTACAATAAATTAGTTTCACCAGAAAATATGATATGCACAATACCCTCATTATCAAATAAAGCCCATCCTGAATCAGGTGTATGCAATGGGGATAGCGGAGGCCCTTTATTTACTGAAACTGATGACAAAGCAACACTCATTGGTCTTGTTAGTTGGTCACAAAAAGCGTGTGGTAATAAAGATGCGAATGATATATTTACTAACGTGTATCAATACAGGGACTGGATCTTTAATACTATGAAAGCCCATCAAGCATACTAG
- a CDS encoding Ref family recombination enhancement nuclease, with translation MLSGRTVTKEQKQFHDALATHVGCIACRKAGNHNNWVSIHHIDGRTKDHAHWYVLPLCAGHHQEGTGNQLLKGWAIHPYKARFEKRYGTQHQLYIECLHLLAKNHCPLPEGLKTWIRENQ, from the coding sequence TTGCTATCTGGACGTACAGTAACCAAAGAACAAAAACAGTTCCATGATGCATTAGCAACACATGTCGGCTGTATTGCATGCAGAAAAGCCGGAAACCACAACAACTGGGTATCAATCCACCATATCGATGGCAGAACCAAAGACCATGCTCATTGGTATGTATTACCGCTTTGCGCTGGACACCACCAAGAAGGTACCGGCAATCAATTATTAAAAGGTTGGGCAATCCACCCATACAAAGCCAGATTTGAAAAACGCTACGGCACCCAACATCAGCTGTACATCGAATGCTTACACCTACTTGCTAAAAATCACTGTCCTCTACCAGAAGGATTAAAAACTTGGATAAGGGAAAACCAATGA
- a CDS encoding YodC family protein, with amino-acid sequence MDTTNLFTGSLVRLKSGGPVMTVINVNTSAVECRWFDGATPHKDIFPKSALEQVNSF; translated from the coding sequence ATGGACACTACTAACCTGTTTACTGGATCGCTTGTTAGATTAAAGTCAGGCGGGCCAGTGATGACTGTTATTAATGTAAACACTTCAGCTGTCGAATGCCGTTGGTTTGATGGCGCTACTCCACATAAAGACATATTCCCTAAATCTGCTTTAGAGCAAGTTAATTCTTTTTAA
- a CDS encoding N-acetylmuramoyl-L-alanine amidase — MKITKLVVHCSDTPDDRDISAEDIHRWHKERGWDGIGYHKVIKRDGTIENGRPEYWVGAHVKGHNSHSLGVCLIGRDQFTDAQLDSLEKVIVNWHIKYPDAKVVGHCDLDSGKTCPNFYVHNWWKVVFDS; from the coding sequence ATGAAAATCACTAAACTCGTTGTGCATTGTTCTGATACACCCGACGATAGAGATATATCAGCTGAGGATATCCATCGCTGGCATAAAGAACGGGGGTGGGACGGCATCGGTTATCACAAAGTCATTAAACGTGATGGCACGATTGAAAATGGTCGGCCTGAATATTGGGTCGGTGCCCATGTTAAAGGTCACAATAGTCATAGCTTAGGTGTTTGTTTGATTGGTCGAGATCAGTTTACTGATGCTCAGCTTGATAGTTTAGAGAAAGTTATTGTCAACTGGCACATTAAATACCCTGATGCTAAAGTGGTTGGGCATTGTGATTTGGACTCAGGTAAGACCTGTCCTAATTTTTATGTACATAATTGGTGGAAAGTGGTTTTTGATAGCTAG
- a CDS encoding tail fiber domain-containing protein yields the protein MKKTLMMLFLAFTLQTPYAISEDCESLSANKKFLCELDDAINSLQRPRFSDASLKKNTSTVSSPLEKISQLKGVSFEWKNPEESDIEHHPQGKDIGVIAQDVEKVFPELVHNIKVTDKNGAEVTLKKVNYAGLVGVLIEAVKELKQENKKLREQLGL from the coding sequence ATGAAAAAAACATTAATGATGCTTTTTCTAGCTTTCACACTCCAAACTCCTTATGCTATCTCTGAAGATTGTGAGAGCTTATCTGCAAATAAAAAATTCTTGTGTGAATTAGATGATGCCATCAATAGTCTCCAAAGACCTCGTTTTAGTGACGCGAGTCTTAAGAAGAACACTTCAACTGTAAGTAGTCCACTTGAAAAAATATCTCAATTAAAAGGTGTTAGTTTTGAGTGGAAAAACCCTGAAGAGAGTGATATCGAACACCATCCTCAAGGCAAGGATATTGGTGTGATTGCCCAAGATGTTGAAAAAGTGTTTCCTGAGTTGGTTCATAATATCAAAGTCACAGATAAGAATGGTGCTGAAGTAACACTTAAAAAAGTTAACTATGCTGGACTAGTTGGTGTTTTAATCGAAGCTGTGAAAGAGTTGAAACAAGAGAACAAGAAGCTTCGCGAACAGTTAGGCCTTTAA
- a CDS encoding cold-shock protein → MHTGTVKFFNSDKGFGFITPDDGKDLFFHISEVQGQEPKDGDKVEFKIGESKKGPCAVSVHVVG, encoded by the coding sequence ATGCATACAGGCACAGTTAAGTTTTTTAATTCAGATAAAGGATTTGGTTTTATCACACCCGATGATGGCAAAGACCTGTTTTTTCATATATCAGAAGTACAGGGACAAGAGCCTAAAGATGGTGACAAAGTGGAGTTTAAAATAGGCGAAAGTAAGAAAGGCCCATGCGCAGTTAGTGTTCATGTAGTGGGTTAA
- a CDS encoding substrate-binding periplasmic protein: MRFIYSIIIICFLAFYSYCVQVSSQEIKHIQPVSARDTRNQYFIELLNLALSKTVDSHGPYSLVPALSKMTQSRAFLSLGRQLDVVWSMTSIERETLFTPVRIPLLKGLLGHRIFIIRNGEEQRFEGINTLEQLRELVAGQGHDWPDTQILRSNGLKVQISTSYESLFMMLKKGRFDYFPRGVNEPFEELATRPEFDLAIEPHLLIRYPAPIFYFTSNEHTELATRIQAGLQKAIEDGSFNKLFYTHPTTKKIFELANIADRTVIDLNNPLLTEKTKIIVNYSKLWYRPGEEALRQ; this comes from the coding sequence ATGAGATTTATATATTCAATAATTATTATATGTTTTCTAGCATTTTATTCTTATTGCGTACAAGTAAGCTCTCAAGAAATCAAGCATATTCAACCCGTAAGCGCTAGAGACACAAGAAATCAATACTTCATAGAACTTCTTAATCTTGCATTGTCAAAAACGGTGGATTCTCATGGTCCATACAGTCTTGTACCAGCGTTATCTAAAATGACACAAAGTAGAGCTTTTCTTTCATTGGGTAGGCAGTTAGATGTTGTGTGGTCAATGACATCTATTGAAAGAGAAACTTTATTTACTCCTGTTCGAATACCTTTGCTTAAGGGATTGTTAGGACATCGCATTTTTATTATCCGTAATGGAGAAGAACAACGCTTTGAGGGTATCAACACTCTTGAACAACTAAGAGAGCTCGTTGCCGGTCAAGGGCATGATTGGCCAGATACTCAAATTCTTAGGTCAAATGGATTAAAAGTGCAGATTTCAACGTCATATGAAAGCCTATTTATGATGCTGAAGAAAGGTCGATTTGACTACTTTCCCAGAGGGGTGAACGAACCATTTGAAGAGCTTGCAACCAGACCAGAGTTTGATCTAGCAATAGAACCTCATTTATTAATACGTTACCCTGCTCCAATATTTTACTTCACTAGCAATGAACATACTGAGTTAGCAACGAGAATACAAGCCGGACTTCAAAAAGCAATTGAGGACGGTTCTTTTAATAAGCTTTTTTATACTCACCCAACCACAAAAAAAATATTTGAACTTGCTAATATTGCAGATAGAACTGTCATTGATTTGAATAATCCCCTTTTAACTGAGAAAACAAAAATTATTGTTAACTACTCAAAGCTTTGGTATAGGCCGGGTGAGGAAGCACTTCGTCAGTAG
- a CDS encoding phage antirepressor KilAC domain-containing protein gives MTDLLRFEFGSLSVRVIDKDGEPWFVAKDISSVLGYSLPSAMTRHLDAEEKDMSIVHTLGGAQELQTINESGLYSAIIRSRRPEAKVFKKWVTSEVLPAIRKTGGYGITPIDWTNTQQVAGILAQSMEKIQEQNQQIGAMKPKVEALERIANSDGGMCITNAAKDLQIRPKDLFSWLSKNKWIYRRVGHATWTAYQNKIQQGVLEHKVTVIGRSDGAEKTIEQVKVTPKGLTLLAKQLNLTV, from the coding sequence ATGACTGACTTACTTCGATTTGAATTTGGATCATTGTCTGTTCGTGTCATCGATAAAGATGGCGAGCCTTGGTTTGTGGCTAAGGATATTTCTAGCGTATTAGGCTATTCACTACCAAGCGCAATGACACGGCATTTAGATGCTGAAGAAAAGGATATGTCAATTGTGCATACCCTTGGCGGAGCCCAGGAATTGCAGACCATCAACGAATCAGGCCTTTATTCAGCCATAATAAGAAGCCGCCGCCCTGAAGCAAAAGTCTTTAAAAAATGGGTTACTAGTGAAGTGCTTCCAGCTATTCGAAAAACAGGTGGCTATGGTATAACCCCAATTGATTGGACTAATACACAGCAAGTGGCAGGGATATTGGCGCAATCAATGGAAAAAATCCAAGAACAAAACCAGCAAATAGGCGCTATGAAGCCTAAAGTTGAAGCGCTTGAGCGCATAGCCAACTCCGATGGTGGTATGTGCATCACCAATGCGGCTAAAGACTTACAGATTAGACCTAAAGATTTATTTAGTTGGTTATCTAAAAATAAGTGGATTTATCGTCGGGTGGGTCATGCTACCTGGACGGCTTATCAAAATAAAATACAGCAAGGTGTTTTAGAACATAAAGTTACTGTCATAGGTCGTTCAGATGGGGCAGAAAAAACTATAGAACAAGTGAAAGTGACACCAAAAGGATTAACACTCTTGGCAAAGCAATTAAATCTGACCGTATAG
- a CDS encoding DUF1441 family protein, translating into MPDNTGLPANFNWSISLIADAFGLSRQTVRKRIRQAGIEPAGTVKSNPVYALADVGPILFTDNLIESADFTPEKLPPKERKDWYQSETERHKLAVQVRELIPEGEVRDEMATLFKSLVSYFESLPDKVERTRLFTTEQLSLLDDCHDKFREELYQQLMAIDDD; encoded by the coding sequence ATGCCTGATAACACAGGGCTTCCAGCCAATTTCAATTGGTCTATCTCACTTATTGCGGATGCATTTGGCTTGTCACGTCAGACTGTCCGAAAGCGTATTCGGCAGGCGGGGATTGAGCCAGCAGGTACCGTCAAAAGCAATCCGGTTTATGCCTTGGCCGATGTAGGGCCTATTTTATTTACCGATAATTTAATTGAGAGTGCGGATTTCACACCCGAAAAACTACCGCCAAAAGAGCGGAAAGACTGGTATCAATCGGAAACAGAGCGCCATAAATTAGCAGTGCAAGTACGCGAGCTGATTCCTGAAGGTGAGGTCCGCGATGAAATGGCCACACTCTTTAAAAGTCTTGTGTCTTATTTTGAATCGCTACCCGATAAAGTGGAGCGAACCCGTTTATTTACCACCGAGCAACTCAGTCTATTGGATGACTGCCACGATAAATTTAGAGAAGAGTTGTATCAGCAGCTAATGGCTATTGATGATGATTAA
- a CDS encoding phage terminase large subunit family protein, whose product MMIKYGSARKVMRECATLLRPPKRQPLSQAAREVLYVKSGNAMERWDGDLVPYMHEPMDCLSARAYDAVIFVGPARTSKTVSLVDGWVCNTIVNDPADMLVVQITEEKAREFSKKRLSRAFDSCPPIKAAMSPRASDNNVHDKVFKAGNFLKIGWPSKNILASSDWKRVALTDYDRMPTDVDGEGSPFILAAKRTQTFMSSGMVLVESSPKGVVTNPNFRPSHPHEALPADGIISLYNQGDRRCFYWQCPDCQDWFEPDFDLLVYEYDEPDPNKASESVFLRCPICSAVIEEQLKSQLNQSGQWLRQGETIDKQGVRGGEPRQSRYASFWQKSPTAAFQTWSQLVYKYVAAKRKFEETGIEEDLKTTINVDQGKPYIRPHTSGYDAQALQDRQANYGKRVVPDWVRFLTAAIDIQAGKNARFVVQVIGWGEQLEHLVVDRFSLTLSNREDDNGKRLRVSPGSYNEDWDILIEQVILRTYQLADDSNRVMPIIKVACDSGGEAGVTDNAYQFYRRLKKAGYARRFMLIKGASRHTAPTINKTYPDNSKRSNRKAIAMGDVPVYLLNTHQIKDTVSNCLDREVPGPRYVHFPRWLDSWFFDELTSERRLPNGCWERQGSAPNEAWDLMVYNWACIYERKADLINWDNPPGYARPWDDNSEIQQKSDERVMPKRRRRRRTF is encoded by the coding sequence ATGATGATTAAATATGGCTCAGCCCGAAAAGTGATGCGGGAATGTGCCACCTTATTAAGGCCCCCAAAACGTCAACCACTTTCCCAAGCAGCACGAGAAGTACTATATGTTAAGTCGGGTAATGCCATGGAGCGTTGGGATGGAGACCTTGTGCCTTATATGCATGAGCCCATGGACTGCTTAAGTGCACGTGCTTATGACGCGGTAATTTTTGTCGGGCCTGCTCGAACCTCAAAAACGGTTTCCTTAGTTGATGGCTGGGTATGCAATACCATCGTGAATGATCCGGCAGATATGTTGGTGGTACAAATTACCGAAGAAAAAGCCAGGGAGTTCAGTAAAAAAAGATTAAGTCGAGCCTTTGACAGTTGCCCACCAATAAAAGCGGCTATGTCACCTCGGGCCAGTGACAATAATGTGCACGATAAAGTCTTTAAAGCCGGTAATTTTTTAAAAATTGGTTGGCCCTCAAAAAATATCTTAGCCTCATCCGATTGGAAGCGCGTGGCACTGACGGATTATGATCGCATGCCAACCGATGTGGATGGGGAGGGTAGCCCTTTTATTTTAGCAGCTAAACGAACACAAACCTTTATGTCGTCAGGTATGGTGTTGGTAGAAAGCTCACCGAAAGGGGTGGTGACCAATCCTAATTTTCGGCCCAGCCATCCCCATGAAGCGCTGCCAGCCGATGGCATTATTAGCCTATACAACCAAGGTGATCGCCGCTGCTTTTATTGGCAATGTCCCGATTGCCAAGACTGGTTTGAACCCGATTTTGATTTATTGGTGTATGAATATGATGAGCCTGACCCGAATAAAGCCAGTGAATCCGTCTTTTTACGATGTCCAATTTGCTCAGCGGTGATTGAGGAGCAGCTAAAAAGCCAATTAAACCAGTCGGGCCAGTGGTTACGCCAAGGTGAAACCATTGATAAACAGGGGGTTCGTGGTGGTGAGCCTCGCCAATCCCGTTATGCGTCTTTTTGGCAAAAAAGCCCTACGGCGGCTTTTCAAACTTGGTCGCAACTGGTGTATAAGTATGTGGCAGCTAAACGCAAATTTGAAGAAACGGGGATTGAAGAAGATTTAAAAACCACGATTAATGTCGATCAGGGTAAACCGTATATTCGCCCTCACACCAGTGGCTATGATGCCCAAGCCCTGCAAGATCGCCAGGCCAATTATGGAAAACGGGTGGTACCGGACTGGGTTCGGTTTTTAACAGCCGCCATTGATATTCAAGCCGGTAAAAATGCCCGATTTGTTGTGCAAGTCATTGGTTGGGGGGAGCAATTAGAACACTTAGTGGTAGACCGGTTTTCACTGACACTCTCTAATCGCGAGGACGATAATGGCAAACGACTACGGGTGTCGCCAGGCTCTTACAATGAAGATTGGGATATTTTAATTGAGCAAGTGATATTACGGACCTATCAATTAGCGGATGACTCTAACCGCGTGATGCCCATTATCAAAGTCGCTTGTGATAGTGGTGGTGAAGCCGGTGTTACCGATAATGCTTACCAGTTTTACCGACGACTAAAAAAAGCCGGTTACGCTCGACGCTTTATGTTGATCAAAGGCGCTTCACGGCATACTGCTCCGACCATTAATAAAACCTATCCAGATAATTCCAAGCGCAGTAACCGTAAAGCCATTGCCATGGGTGACGTGCCAGTGTATTTACTGAATACCCATCAAATTAAGGATACTGTCTCCAATTGTTTAGACAGGGAAGTGCCCGGGCCGCGTTATGTGCATTTTCCACGGTGGTTGGATTCCTGGTTTTTTGATGAATTAACCAGTGAACGACGTTTGCCGAATGGTTGCTGGGAGCGACAAGGTTCTGCCCCTAACGAAGCCTGGGATTTAATGGTGTATAACTGGGCCTGTATTTATGAGCGCAAAGCCGATTTAATTAATTGGGATAATCCCCCTGGCTATGCCCGTCCTTGGGATGACAACTCGGAAATTCAACAAAAATCTGATGAGCGTGTGATGCCTAAACGGCGTCGCCGCCGTCGTACATTTTAG
- a CDS encoding phage head-tail joining protein, translating into MSFTATDLDAINEAIAGGELRVKFKDREVEYRSMDELIKARRLIQRALASNQKSQAFKGSRTWVDRGL; encoded by the coding sequence ATGTCATTTACTGCAACTGATTTAGATGCGATTAACGAAGCCATTGCCGGTGGTGAGTTACGGGTTAAATTTAAAGACCGTGAAGTGGAATACCGCAGTATGGATGAATTAATCAAAGCCCGTCGGTTAATCCAGCGAGCCTTGGCCAGCAACCAAAAAAGCCAGGCGTTTAAAGGCTCTCGCACTTGGGTAGACAGAGGTCTGTAA
- a CDS encoding phage portal protein → MKTSPILGPNGERIVVVNRSYEGATRGPRSVGWYAPSSGPNRALVGSLPTLRNRTRAGYRNSLMQRAAINKNTCNEIGTGIQVCSNCEDDDFRLAANKLWGISVSEMDPESVLDFYGQQAQMARNRRLSGEVFIRLRRRKTNSGLAVPIQIDVLEADFVPIEFSKTLPNGNRIVHGVEFRGAYRVAYWLYKQHPQDGDSGDLTNLIRVPAKDIIHHYLPIRPKQVRGEPDSVVALLKDRTFADYDDTELIRKKERSAYTGFLYREEAFEEDYQFDPMSGKPLMEEGDIEEMEPVQRIAAGTMLRGVPGEKLELFDGDNSGQGYADFMRWQALQLATGMGLPYQLLTGDWNNVNDRLVRGILNEYHREIEMMQDHLMVYQVCRRVWQWWMDTAVLTGKLTAQHYATNPKYYQTMEACPDAWRHLHPVQDIQARQAAIKSHLSNMDSEATELGYDIDDNMRRNAQAFKRWLSICQENGIEPEIAAAFFNNQSNTANNDVAEKV, encoded by the coding sequence ATGAAAACCAGCCCAATATTAGGCCCTAATGGCGAGCGAATAGTGGTTGTGAATCGCTCCTATGAAGGCGCTACCCGTGGTCCTCGCTCTGTGGGGTGGTATGCACCGAGTAGTGGTCCTAACCGTGCCTTGGTCGGATCATTACCCACTTTACGTAATCGCACCCGTGCCGGTTATCGCAACAGTTTAATGCAGCGGGCGGCCATTAATAAAAATACCTGCAATGAAATTGGCACTGGTATTCAGGTCTGCAGTAATTGTGAAGACGATGACTTTCGGCTGGCGGCGAATAAACTATGGGGAATTTCCGTCTCGGAAATGGACCCAGAAAGCGTATTAGATTTTTATGGTCAGCAAGCCCAAATGGCCCGCAATCGTCGTCTATCGGGTGAGGTCTTTATTCGATTAAGAAGGCGTAAAACCAATAGTGGTCTAGCGGTGCCTATCCAAATTGATGTACTGGAAGCGGATTTTGTCCCCATTGAATTTTCAAAAACGTTACCCAACGGTAACCGTATTGTTCATGGGGTAGAATTTAGAGGCGCTTACCGGGTGGCCTATTGGCTGTATAAACAACACCCACAAGATGGTGATAGTGGTGATTTAACTAATTTAATCCGCGTACCTGCCAAGGATATTATTCACCATTACTTGCCCATTCGGCCTAAACAAGTCCGCGGTGAACCTGACAGTGTAGTGGCCTTGTTAAAAGATCGGACTTTTGCGGATTATGACGACACGGAATTAATTCGGAAAAAAGAACGCTCTGCCTATACTGGCTTTTTATATCGAGAAGAAGCCTTTGAGGAGGATTATCAGTTTGATCCTATGAGCGGCAAGCCATTAATGGAAGAGGGTGACATTGAAGAAATGGAGCCCGTTCAACGGATAGCGGCAGGTACAATGTTAAGGGGAGTACCTGGTGAAAAACTGGAATTATTTGATGGCGATAACTCCGGGCAGGGGTATGCGGATTTTATGCGCTGGCAAGCATTGCAGTTAGCCACAGGTATGGGGCTGCCTTACCAGTTATTAACGGGTGATTGGAATAATGTAAATGACCGACTGGTAAGGGGTATCCTCAACGAATACCACCGGGAAATCGAAATGATGCAAGATCACCTGATGGTCTATCAGGTATGTCGGCGGGTATGGCAATGGTGGATGGATACGGCAGTATTAACGGGTAAGCTAACCGCACAACACTACGCTACCAACCCCAAGTATTATCAAACTATGGAAGCTTGCCCAGACGCCTGGCGGCACTTACACCCAGTACAGGATATTCAAGCCCGGCAAGCAGCGATTAAAAGTCACTTGTCGAATATGGACAGTGAAGCCACTGAATTGGGTTATGACATTGATGACAATATGCGCCGTAATGCTCAGGCCTTTAAACGGTGGTTATCGATTTGTCAGGAAAATGGGATTGAGCCGGAAATAGCGGCTGCATTTTTTAATAATCAATCAAATACAGCCAATAATGATGTTGCAGAGAAAGTTTAG
- a CDS encoding DUF1131 family protein, with the protein MQLNALIKNAVLVSCLVLSVGCSKEDNNSTPPKQNKVVNLVLEEENGLNNIGTKIPFNVDDIKKQLTGYVITEEKSECEEGMCNYINIGYNKNIPVVIEGAGGAYHTIKVGSYDVIPRVQGRIGDSFDGFIFSTDEAVYKEYCKPGMETYSGTIICLTRTADRSKTTHISHVFAGEYNGPDGELPPLDKVQNFKIVSTLWQKK; encoded by the coding sequence ATGCAACTTAATGCATTAATCAAAAATGCTGTATTAGTTTCGTGTTTAGTTTTATCCGTGGGTTGTTCTAAAGAAGATAATAACAGCACGCCCCCTAAACAAAATAAAGTCGTTAATCTTGTGTTAGAAGAAGAAAATGGCTTAAATAACATTGGCACTAAAATTCCATTTAATGTAGATGATATAAAAAAACAACTTACAGGCTATGTTATCACTGAAGAAAAAAGTGAATGTGAAGAAGGAATGTGTAATTACATCAACATAGGCTATAACAAAAATATACCTGTTGTTATTGAAGGGGCTGGTGGGGCATATCACACAATTAAAGTGGGCAGTTATGATGTAATTCCTAGAGTACAAGGAAGAATAGGCGACTCATTTGATGGGTTTATTTTTTCAACTGACGAAGCAGTATATAAGGAGTACTGTAAGCCAGGAATGGAAACATACTCAGGCACTATTATCTGTTTAACGCGTACTGCTGATAGAAGTAAAACAACTCATATTTCACACGTATTTGCAGGTGAATATAATGGACCTGATGGTGAACTTCCACCACTAGATAAAGTTCAAAACTTTAAAATCGTGTCTACCCTTTGGCAGAAGAAATAG